A region of the Salvia splendens isolate huo1 chromosome 11, SspV2, whole genome shotgun sequence genome:
GTGATATTGACTCAATAACATAACTTATACTAATATAATCATACTAATATAATCAATGAACAGAGATGTTttgtgatatgttttgtgatgtCAACTAATACTAATATATTTGCAAATTGATATAGTTCTTAATCGCAGAATTGTCATTTTTAGGTAAAgatcatttttagtttgtttatgtcatttttttggTAACATGGAGGTCAATGTTTCTTTTATGGTAATGCAATCTTTATACATACAATATGCTTCTTCCATGTTAATACgttttatatggagtattacaTTAATCAGGATTCtttataatactctctccggctcaaggaagatgactcattccataggtggcacgagattttatgcaactttattttgtgtgttaattggagagaataaagtaagagaaaatgaataaagtagagataaatgtgtttttatttttagtaatgagtcatcttggttgagacaaataaaaaaaaatgagtaattTTGCTGAGACGAGGGAGTTCTTGAATGCCATGGTAGCTAAACGCTCATTTATCTCCAATTGTGCAATTAATACATGTTCTAACCATGCATCATGCATGACTGGTTGTATAGGGCGGCTGCGCAGGCAGCTGGTCAACAGCCCGTTGTTGGTACGCTTCTAGTTGGTAGTGGGCGTCGTGAGCAAACTGATTCTGGACTAGTGGGGGTTGGTACTCAAATTGGCGGCTATGATACTCTGATGTTTGATAGGGCGTCGACAAGTCCCAGCAGGTAGATGGCCAGCCGGTTGGGGATTCTTGAACACATGATTTGTACTCTTGCTTCAAGTGATACCAAGGCGGGTCCCAACAGGAAGAGGGTCGTGGCTGCGGCGGTTGTGTGTGGTGGTCGAATTGATGGCCGTGGTGGTAGGGATCGGGTTGTAATTGATCCGCCGCGCTAAACGACGGCACATCATATTGCAATCCTTGGTCGAGCGATTGCAACTCCCAAAATTGTCGTTGCTGGTACATGTTGACGGATAGAGGCGTGGCAGTGGCAAGGAGAACTGTCTGTCGAACTAGTGATGGACGTAGTCAGTGTAGGTGTATGATATCATGGCGGAAATACGGAGGATGAGAtcacaatgaaagcaccagatgatacgatGATACTCGTATCGGTTCCGGCAGCACGAAGTCGCCGGAGAAGggttaggttcgttcgcggggTCTCCCCGTCGAGCAGCCTAGATTTCTCGGCCAATTAGGGTTTGGCGAGATGAATTTGCAGTGAAAGtaaataactaaaagtaaaagacgaataaaaaagataaattgtatttcttcaatgaatgattcaaaagataacaaaggctcctatttataatactccctaataacctaacttagtgatcaagaaataagaaaaatatgctaaatcaataatatataaaataatagagatatgagaatATCTAGATATTCTCGTATCATAGACTGCCATTTAAGTTAGAAATTTGTATTACTAATGGTCTGAggattttcatttcattcattaTGTTTTACGTATTTGCAGTTGAAATTATTTAGTGGGGGGGGGAGGAATTTTCAGCATTATTATTATCAAGAACCTAACAATTTTCTGGATTAAATTCTGGAGATGTAAATAATAAATCGTCATTCACCTGCCGCATCATTTTCAAACATTTTCTCATTTAAAGAGGTAATTGTCTGCATTGATGTGAAAATctaccaattaataaaaacttatttAATGCCTCAACTTCAGCTTCATTATTTTGTTTAGTGAACATAAATTAACTACCTAAGAGTTTAGACACGGATTTATAACGGTAAGTACATATGTTGCATACTAATTATTTGGGAATTTATATGTTTTAAGCATTTTGATTATTACATGCAGCAAACATCTTGCAGGAAAATAAACTGATACAAGGAAACCCTAGGCCGATATTAAGGGTAAGCTAAATTAAATCATCATAAactaaacatatatatatactataccAATTAAAATTTGGCCTATATTAACAtgtatttaatataaattttacaGTATTTGAATCCTCAATATATCTATAAACAATTTCGATTTAGCAAAAACGAATTTCGCACGACCTATAACAACGTTAAGAGTGTAAAACATACTGATTTGATTGGGCAAACAAATTGGATATTAGCATCATTTAAAAGATATATAAAACGTGTTTATTAGAGTCTAAAAGTTAAATGTATTTTAGTTAAAACTGCAAAAAAACGCACACACCTTGTAGGAGTATTCGTTAGATCTGTGCTTCTTCAATTGATTAGGTTATGGTGGTTGAGTTGTGTATAAATTCCAAAaaattattgtgtttttttcgatttatataatgcAGCAGCAATTGTAAGCTTCATCAATAATTTCCGCAAGGAGTTGCGCCAATGTCATTATACATGAATACATATTCATTTTCCAACTCATTAAAGATTGGCTAAATTACTATTAGTACTAATCATAATTTTCCGCAATTATATATTCATCAATAAAAAATACCTAACAGCCCCACAATACAAATCATATATAGTGATATCTCtctaaattattgaaaattgaaGTCGAATGATATCAACATTAATCCTTCATTGATACAACATAAATTACAGCATTATATCGATATAAAGTCCTCGAAAATCCATACTTAAAATGATATACACAAGGTGAGGAAGACTAACTATGGCTAGCTAGAAGAACAATCTCCCTTCCCAAACCAAAAAAGAAGtgcttaattattttattaatgaaattCAGAGAAAACTGAGCCGAGATTACCTGCAAAAGAAACCTGATTTCCAACCGAAAAATGGAATCTCTCACTGCTCAAAACATCCCAATTCCCAAGAAATCCTACCAAACCCGGATCCGAAGCTGCACACTGATAGTCAGAGCTCGAATTCCCCCAAAATTTCCCAATCATTCCCAGCTCctcagaaaccctaatttcgttGATTGGGATACTAGGGTTTGGCGTGAAACAATCACCAGAGAAACGGAGGCGCTTATCCACCATTTTCTCTTGCGTCCGACGCCTCGCCCTCGCCTTCTCCCTCAGCGCCTTCGCGTCCGGAGCCACAGCGCTGGAGCTGATCTCCTCGATTCCGGAAAGGTCTTCGCATTCGGAGAGGAAGGACTCTCTCTTCGCGTGAGCGAGCTCCTTGATCGCCTCGCTCGACTGCGCGAAGAGCCACTCGATCGTTTTGCTGGCCTTGTCGTAGCCGAGAATATCCTGGAGATCAAAGAATTTCCGAGCCGCTTGAAGGGAGAGGCGCATTCTCCTATCCCTCACCCCCTGCGCCGTGCAAATCTTGCTGTGCCGGTCCTTCTTCCCGGCATGCCTCCGCGGCGGcggagcagcggcggcggccGGAATCTGATCTTCGATTTTCGACTTCACGAGATTTTTGGGATCGATGGGGCGGAGGAAGATTTGGTTCAAGGGGGACTCTTGCTCGTCGAGGAAGGGCGAGGGGAAGTTGAAGAGGAGGTCGTTGTCGTTGTCGTCGTGTTTGGGGGTAAGGTTTTGATGGGAGGAGGATGTGAATGGTGAAGGAGGAGATGGTGATGGCCTTGTTATTGTGAGAAAGGATTCATCAAAAGGGTTGTTGCAGTTGGTTGAGggaaacattttttttgaatAGGGCTTGTAAATGCAATAATTATTGTCTTTTTCGGATTTGGTGGGGAGGTTTTAAAGAAGTTATCTAATGcaaggagatgatgaagaatgCAGTGGAGAGAGGAGTGAAGTAGGGGCTATTAACTGTTGAAAAATGCACATGTATTTGAGATGTGTGGGgttgtatatatataaagatgTGTAGGGTTGTGTTAATTTAAAAATTGTGATGAGTATTACAAACtcagggtagtgataaaatgcaaactcatatattgtacaaactagGAATAGACGCAGATATGTTTTTCGATAAGGGCGTATTATAaattttttcattatatatatatatatatatatatatatatatatgcaaattAGTAATCATGCAAAAAATCACAAACACAACAACTATAAAAagcataaatattttatacgTAAAACTAAACAAAtgcatatattaaaatattatcatGCAACAACCATAGATGCGGATAAATAGGGCGTACTGAAAACAAATTAACACTATTAAACTCGAACGGTTCAAACTCAAAGTTGGGCAAAAAAAATTCGCTACTCCAAATATCCTAAACTCAAATAGAACAGACAAAACTTAatcattttatcacaaaatCCTATATATATTTAACAATACAaactgtattttttttttcatagtttcaatttctcaatacaatgaatattaaaaaaaattgcatcattgaactaaaaagaaaagaataataCAGTGAGAAAAACTTATCTTACCCATTAACAATTTAATACTgccttattttttaataatgggaaatatttttaaataatggaGTATTTTCCGTGAAGAAAGTTGCTTTGCAAATAAATCCATAGAATTTGTTTAGTTAAgttatgaatttaaatttactTACGCAAATCACATGGCTCTTTTAACACAACACTTTTAATTTAATCTAGGCATTTTAACATTTATAAATGATAGCAATTCAGCCCTTTAATATATACTCGGAACGCTTTTTAAGTTTAAGTACTCGGATGATTTTAAAAGgagtatttataatataataatattataatagtaatatttttaagtTAGCATTCGTCTTCCTGGCAGCTCGACAACCAAGGTTTTTCATTTTGCtctgcaatttttaatttcaaattaagtTCAGCCCCTCTATTCGTTCAACTTTTAGTAATTTGATCTTCAAAAGAATATACATAGTAAGggcttaacacaattttttatttatataaaaaaaattgacaaggcctatttcatgcatcggtttgggGAGTAAAATATAGATGACTTGATCAGTTTACCGCACAAGCGAGTGTTAATTgcgcaggaatgccgcttgaccaaaggcaacaaggccaaactgatcaagatGGCACAGAAGGAGGAAAAAGGCCAAAACTTGGTGGGTTGATCAAggtggtgatcaagcagttagccggGGGACCACTGCATTCCAGAAGGAAGACACGTGAGGCTGATGCGCTGGAAAACGATCCTCAATCAGTTATCAAGGACTACATTCAAGAAGGGGACACATATCGGTGCGTAAGATGCGCAAGGACGAAGACGAATCCTTATTCGGTTATTGAAGAACCACTACATTCTAGAAGGAGGGCACGTATCAGCAGATGAGACGCTCGATCCCAGCTAAGACGAATATTCGCTGCAGGAAAATTAGGATAATTAGATTGTAGCAACAATTAAGGGGATTGCAGGAAACACGGATTGAGCACAGGTCATCGAGTGCATTACACTCTCTTTGTAATTTCTTTTCTAAGTAATCAAATGCTCCTAATTTTGACCAACCACTTTATTAATATCATTAACAAGTTGTTAGCTGAGTGTCCAATTTACCATTCCTGCCGTGCCGTCACAGCTACTCATATGTTTCTTCAATTTTCAGTAAATATTGCAAAGTAGGAGTAATAGATATATGGAGCTCAATAacattttttggaaaaaaaaaatagaaataatatatCATCGTTTCATATCTGTTACAAGTTCTAATATTCTCATCGTAATAATTTACACGCCTTTTCATTAATCACAACcagaaaaaaattacaaattaatatGAGAAGTAAAAGAAAACAATGAAATCACATGTGACTAACCATTTTTGTTGCATGATCAATAAAACTTGGTCATGTGTAAAAATACTAATTAATGGTGCAAAGCTATGCGGCACCGATACGGATACGCGTATCGGTATCCGAAGGATACGGATACGCGGATACGGCTCTTTCCCAAACAACCCGATACGCGGAtacgttttaactattttttttaataaataataatagtgcaaaataaattacaaaatagatattctaatTCAACATAGAGACATTAAAGGTATATTACACTCAAAATAACATGATAGCAGCAGGTTCTAAATTAGGAAATAATTAAAAGGTAGTAGCAAACTAGCATCAAGCCATCAACATCAAGCTTCTTCCTCATTCCCCGTCTCCTCCAGCTCCACACCTTCATCCTCGGCATCACCCAATCCAAATGATACAGCCTGCAACTCAGGTTCATCAATGGAGAGGTCAGCAACTTCAAGAAGACCAACACCACTAAGGGAATCAAAAGAATCTCCCCCAACATCCCACATCCTTGTCTCTCCTTTCTTGTATGCATCAGTTCTTCTTGACAAATGTCTCAGATTTGAGTGCACAAAGACCAAATCTTCAGCCCGCTCAGGAGTTAAGGCATTTCTCTTGACACTATGGATGAAGCTATATGTGCTCCAATTTCTTTCACAGCAAGAAGAAGAGGCCGGTTGGCTGAGCAGTTTCATGGCCAAACTCATCAAAAGAGGGATAGATTGTCCATGATTTGTCCACCATGTCATTGGGGAAACAGCCCATCTATCATGTATAGAATCAGGGTCATTGAATTCTTCTGAACAACTAGAAAACCTTGCATATTCTTCCTTCACTGCAGCCAACTCTTGCGGTATGCGAAAGAATTTCTTGAAGCAAGTCATCCTCATTTGTGATATTTGCTGTTGTCTGAAGGAGCTACAGGCAAAGAAACAGTGCATGCCTTTGATCTTTCCAATAGCTCCTTACACTTTTCCACTTCCCTCCTCATGTCACTCAGCATTTCAAATGAAACATTTGGACATGTCTTAATCCCCTGTCTTAATTTTTGCAGCAAATGAGCTTCAACTCTTGTATAGCTAGTGCTTTTTGAAAATGGACAATAGTTGCATCTCCATAATATATTTCCTCCACCAGGTTTAGGCTTCTCTAGAATGGTGACATGATCCCACAATGGAGCCCTGATATCAGTTATTTGTCTGGACCCAGATCCAACACTAGAACTAGCAGCAGAACTAGCACTAGAACTAGCAGCAGTAGCACTCAGATTTGGAGATGCCATACTGCtgaaattataattgaattgaattggggGAGCAAAAAACTGAATTATAACATAGAAAAGCGATGGCAAAAATAGATACATAAAACTGAATTATAACATACCGAATCTATGGAGGCGGGGAGTTTTTGACCTAGCTGCGGCTTTCTCAATTGTGTGGAATCTTATATTGTATAGAGCATCATTATTTATAGAGCTAGATTTGTTCATCCAGCTGCAATGGGCTACATCACAAATGGGCTTTTTGGTCCAGCCCGTTAATTCTATCGGGCCGGCTCCTTTAGATGGGCTTTAAACTGGGCCGTATCCACCGAGATACGTATCGAATCTGAGGTTTCccggcccaatacggcccatcccgcggatacgcccaggatacgtatccgtcgcgtatccgtcgcgtatcggtatcggatacgtatccgatacgcGATACGGCAACAAAGTGAAGTATCCGTGTTATATAGGTGCAAAGGGTTTGGGCCGGTAGGTACAAGGCGCTTCTCCACGCCATAACGTGGATCGATCTCGCTACCCCCAGGCTGCAGCGTGTGGTGGTCCGGTGGAAGTttccggtggtggtggtggtggacgaATGGCGTGAAGTCGAAGTTGCTGGCCAATGCTTTTCTGTGAGTGATGAATGATTGATGACTTAATATACTATTGTTTGGACTTTTTGGGAGGAGTTTGAAGTTGTAGAATTCATGAAACAGTAGTAAGAGGAGGCCAAGCGAAAGCAATGAATAGAATAAAAGAGGAATTTTCATGATCATGAAATGAAGAAAAGTGGGATGGAGAAGGGTTTTAAGGGGAACCATGGAGCAATGGAATCAGGAGAAATTTGGGAAAGATATAATTTGTTTAGTAAAATGAGAAAATAGGGTTGAGCCTAACTATAATATATAGACTTAAAGTATATCTACatttgtgtgtgtgaaaaaTGAGGAGGGTTGAATTAGACGGTACATGTTTGCGGCCATGTGAGGGATTGTGAGCTATGGTATAAGATCTAATTTAAGGTTGAGAGGAGCAGAAGAAAAGGAGAATGAGATGATGTCAATTTCCAATAAATGTTCCTTAAAATCCAAGTAACAAACAGGGGCCATTATATGGATTGTCAAATCATAAATTATATAATGTTTGGCTTAACTAAGTTAAGTATTGTTGATTCGAGTAGAATAATAATTACTCCTTGGGTTCAGGAAAAATAATCTTGATATTGGCTGaataacacaaattttaatactataaaattagtaaaatataaaaatgatatgtaaaagagaaaaaatggttgaagCCCAAGGCTTATTGGACTTTCCTGTTGTGGAATGAGATACAAGTCTTGCCGGgcgaaattacaatggaaaataaaataatgaaaattacacgttacaactGGAAAAATTACACGGGAAAATATCTGTGGAAagtggtaagccgagtcgaggagtcctctttctgcaagacgagatacgccccggtagtgctcacgatttggcgtgtcgtccccaaagataaaacggcttcgtctctgaagtagcagcacatgctagcagcagagctccggcgaacgggagtgaggccggggcagagcttcgacgggaagtttatgcagagagggagagagcgtgtatgcaaaaTGCTTGAGTataatgcaatggatgcatgcctatttataggccaagtccacctgcagggcattgatggagtcaacagccattatgtgtgccatgatggcttgactgtaaccgctgggggttattgactggtgcactagccagtgggagctgaatAGACATGACGCACCTGGAcgtgctacacgacgggatacagcATGGACCGACGGGTCCATcagggaccttttgtctcccgttattcgtcggggtccagcggggaccttttgactcccgttgtgagtcgggttccagcggggaccttttgactcccgttatgcgtcggggtccatgacgtggaccaggacccgtcagggatagcgtggagtttgggttgGTCTAAAAatagcccaaagaccacccaattGCCAAGAACCAAGAACCAAGGTCCAAGGCACTAGGTGCACGGGGCACGGCTCGCGggcaggcggcggcggcgcgcgtgtgcgTGCGTGTGGGCTTTGTCACctgtcttattccacgataattattacacatgataattcatctgattaaatacttcatcagagaagtttatcatccccgatgtgggataattaacacttagttaattaatcccttagtcttttcgcatagctcatttctagctttattgtgaccaactttaatatattatttctcactcaccgggaatcggatttgagaaaatgaatatactacggtcatctactcggaacgtagatcgacgttattgcatttaatttcataaaattaaatgtcttatgacatttattattagtaaaaaaaatatttgaccaagcacgattctaACATTTCCAAGCCAGGGGCAGAGTTCAAGGTCCACCTAGGCCCTTAAATAGATCCATTCTATGATAGAGTTACATGTGATCACATCATTCCCCTCTTCTTGGGAAGGATTTGTCGTCAAATATCACCTGAAAAGTTAAAGGGGCTCTCACATCAGAAACATTGAACTAGCTACTACACAGTCAGGTCGATAACAAAGACATTGATGTTCACTCTATCGAGCACTTAGAAATGACCATCTTGATCTTATAGGTTCAAGCATGGACTTGGTTTTGTTACgaaatactagtatttttctAAAGTTCACTCAACCAAATCTTCTGGTGAAAGATCACCTCCTTCATTGTCTTGTTCGTTATTCGAGCATAGTGCTCAATCTTCTATCAGATATTTTCTTGCAACTTGACATAAAGGGAAGTACGTAGCCAATTCAGATGTGGAAAGATCCATAACAATTTGCGGATTTCCAAAACTATCTTAGAAACTTGACATCCTTACCATTCGCTACAATCATGGTACCATATACAACTGGACAAACTCCCTAAACAATTGGTCGGCTATGTGTTTGGCATCATTAATCTTTTTGCAAGGTATGATTGTCGGGGTTAATACTAGAAGCATGCTTCGAGCTGCTTATATGTATATTACCTTATTTCTCAAATTTAATGATACGCTCACTGTTATAATGACTACCAAAAAAATTTTTCATGCAAACACATGCAGTTTTCGATTTTATTAGAATTCTCATAAAAGTTTTATTAATTACatataattttatgaaaaaataatttaatcgggggaattatatgaaatttaatgttttaagaaattttagaAGAGACAAACTAGTTGATCTTCAATTCCAAAACATAAAGATCATATACGTGTAAACTTTTATGCAGTAATTAAAGAACTCTCAtccatattttaattcaatgatTTGTAGTCGATCTTATGCATACATATGTATTCAAAGATTGTCTGAGATTTGTAATAAGCTTCGGCTGGTCCACGCTAGTTATTTAATTTCCTAAtaaatgcatgaaattaatGGTATTTATTATGACAAGTTTTTGGTGCCACATAAGACAAAGGGGTCTAATTTCAATTTGGATCTTGATGAGGTTATGACTGAAATGTTTATATTGACCAGTACAGAGATTTTTAATATACCAAATATCTATTGTTGTTTCTCTGTCTATACATATGTAGGGTTtgatacaaataaaaattattttaaccACTTAAAGAATCAAATTAACTTTATTTGCTCTAATTAAATTTGTACTATATTATTATGATTTTCTAATGATaaaagaatttatttttttggtaattacTAAGGATATCCATCGGCGGGCCCAGTGACTATTCCCCGCGCTAATTTATAGGCACCTCAAATAGTGGGACAGCTGACTCAAGGATTTAAAGCTGCTCATTTTCCTAATAAATTCTTTTATCATTAGAAAatcataaatatacaaatttaattagagtaTGTAAGTTAATTTGATTCTTTAAGTGGATAACAGAATTTATTGAGTAGCCAAAGGCTTCTTCACTATTGCATTATTAGGAAAACAAAATTAGCATGATTTGAAATTGCCGCCTTCGCATTAACTAGACGTTTTCGAGCCGATAAATTCGCTCTTTTTAAGCTATTAAATTATGTGTCGTCTTCAATTAATTCTGTTTCCGAAGTATAATTCTAGTTTTGTTGACTACGTATTTATTTTGAGGAAAGCAATTATTGAGTAAGGATTTATGCAAGAGGTCGATATGACTTTGATTTATACTCCACTAGATTATCCACCATGATATTCAGATTTAAGatgattataaattataaacccGGGTCccttaattttgaaatttatttctttatatatataaagagagaacatttttaaaatgagaattttttttcaacTGAAAATCATATCAGTTCACTAATACGTTAATATCAATTAGTAAGTGATATTGACTCAATAACATAACTTATACTAATATAATCATACTAATATAATCAATGAACAGAGATGTTttgtgatatgtttt
Encoded here:
- the LOC121753712 gene encoding uncharacterized protein LOC121753712, translated to MHCFFACSSFRQQQISQMRMTCFKKFFRIPQELAAVKEEYARFSSCSEEFNDPDSIHDRWAVSPMTWWTNHGQSIPLLMSLAMKLLSQPASSSCCERNWSTYSFIHSVKRNALTPERAEDLVFVHSNLRHLSRRTDAYKKGETRMWDVGGDSFDSLSGVGLLEVADLSIDEPELQAVSFGLGDAEDEGVELEETGNEEEA
- the LOC121754953 gene encoding transcription factor TCP12-like — translated: MFPSTNCNNPFDESFLTITRPSPSPPSPFTSSSHQNLTPKHDDNDNDLLFNFPSPFLDEQESPLNQIFLRPIDPKNLVKSKIEDQIPAAAAAPPPRRHAGKKDRHSKICTAQGVRDRRMRLSLQAARKFFDLQDILGYDKASKTIEWLFAQSSEAIKELAHAKRESFLSECEDLSGIEEISSSAVAPDAKALREKARARRRTQEKMVDKRLRFSGDCFTPNPSIPINEIRVSEELGMIGKFWGNSSSDYQCAASDPGLVGFLGNWDVLSSERFHFSVGNQVSFAGNLGSVFSEFH